A window from Mangifera indica cultivar Alphonso unplaced genomic scaffold, CATAS_Mindica_2.1 Un_0038, whole genome shotgun sequence encodes these proteins:
- the LOC123206484 gene encoding polycomb group protein EMBRYONIC FLOWER 2-like encodes MLTLSNSVIRLRAGNVVFNYRYYNNKLQRTEVTEDFSCPFCLVKCASFKGLRNHLPSSHDLFNFEFWVTEEYQAVNVSMKTDTWRSEVVADGVDPKQQTFLFCSKRRRLKRLKNLIQHSKHENPLVLGSNLPAGVCELLEKANGGNDFRNVNVGVAECAQSVTPSYNLVGISGAAEQSYADPDCLQSVSGNNLAPTAMLQFAKTRKLSIERTDPRNRTLLQKRQFFHSHRAQLMATEQVMSDRDSEDEVDDDVADLEDRRMLDDFVDVTKDEKQMMHLWNSFVRKQRVLADGHIPWACEAFTKLHGHDLVQAPALLWCWRLFMIKLWNHGLLDARTMNNCNIALEQYQRQDSDPMKS; translated from the exons ATGTTAACACTTTCTAATTCTGTTATTAGGTTGAGGGCTGGAAATGTTGTCTTTAACTACAGATATTACAACAACAAACTACAGAGAACCGAAG TAACTGAAGACTTTTCTTGTCCGTTCTGCTTGGTGAAATGTGCAAGCTTTAAG GGTCTTAGAAACCACCTGCCCTCTTCACATGATCTGTTCAACTTTGAATTTTGG GTTACTGAAGAATATCAAGCTGTAAATGTATCCATGAAGACTGACACCTGGAGATCTGAG GTTGTTGCGGATGGTGTTGATCCTAAACAGCAAACATTCCTCTTCTG CTCAAAAAGACGAAGACTCAAAAGATTGAAGAACCTAATTCAACATTCAAAGCATGAGAATCCACTTGTGTTGGGATCAAACTTGCCTGCGGGAGTTTGTGAGCTTCTTGAAAAGGCTAACG GTGGGAATGATTTTCGGAATGTTAATGTTGGTGTTGCAGAGTGTGCACAGAGTGTTACTCCCAGCTATAATCTTGTGGGAATTTCAGGTGCTGCAGAACAATCATATGCTGATCCTGATTGTCTTCAGTCTGTATCTGGAAACAATCTTGCCCCCACTGCTATGCTACAGTTTGCAAAGACGAGAAAGTTATCTATTGAACGTACTGATCCCAGAAA CCGTACCCTCCTTCAAAAGCGACAGTTCTTTCACTCACATCGAGCTCAG CTGATGGCAACAGAGCAAGTAATGTCAGATCGGGATAGCGAGGATGaagttgatgatgatgttgCTGATTTGGAAGACCGTAGG ATGCTTGATGATTTTGTGGATGTAACTAAAGATGAGAAGCAAATGATGCACTTGTGGAACTCCTTCGTGAGGAAGCAACG GGTGTTGGCTGATGGTCATATTCCGTGGGCGTGTGAAGCATTTACGAAATTGCATGGACATGACCTTGTCCAAGCCCCTGCCTTGTTGTG GTGTTGGAGACTGTTTATGATAAAACTGTGGAATCATGGACTGCTGGATGCACGCACCATGAACAATTGTAATATTGCTCTGGAACAATATCAAAGGCAAGATTCGGATCCCATGAAAAGTTAA